In a genomic window of Shouchella clausii:
- the pyrH gene encoding UMP kinase: MEVKISVYNRVVLKLSGEALAGEQGYGIDPTVIQSIARQIKEITELNIEVAVVVGAGNIWRGMAGSAQGMDRATADYMGMLATVMNSLALQDSLEAIGVESRVQTSIEMRQVAEPYIRRKAIRHLQKKRVVIFAAGTGNPYFSTDTTAALRAAEIEAEVILMAKNNVDGVYNADPRVDDKAQKFDTITYMDVLKDGLQVMDSTASSLCMDNDIPLIVFSIMEEGNIKRAVLGEKIGTTVRGK, encoded by the coding sequence ATGGAGGTTAAGATAAGCGTGTATAATCGTGTCGTTTTAAAATTAAGCGGAGAAGCATTAGCAGGAGAACAAGGCTATGGCATAGATCCAACTGTCATCCAATCGATTGCTAGGCAAATTAAAGAGATTACCGAATTGAACATTGAAGTGGCAGTCGTCGTTGGTGCCGGCAACATTTGGCGCGGCATGGCTGGAAGCGCTCAAGGGATGGATCGGGCAACAGCAGACTATATGGGGATGCTTGCTACAGTTATGAATTCCCTTGCCTTGCAAGACAGCCTCGAAGCAATTGGCGTCGAATCCCGTGTGCAAACGTCGATTGAAATGCGGCAAGTAGCAGAACCATACATACGTCGCAAAGCGATTCGCCATCTACAAAAAAAACGTGTTGTGATTTTCGCAGCAGGAACAGGCAACCCGTATTTCTCAACAGACACTACCGCCGCTCTACGGGCAGCTGAAATTGAAGCAGAAGTAATTTTAATGGCGAAAAACAACGTCGATGGCGTCTACAACGCAGATCCGCGCGTGGACGACAAGGCGCAGAAATTTGACACGATTACGTACATGGATGTCCTTAAAGACGGTTTGCAAGTCATGGATTCGACGGCGTCGTCTTTATGTATGGACAACGACATTCCGCTTATCGTATTCTCAATTATGGAAGAAGGAAACATTAAACGCGCCGTGTTAGGCGAAAAAATCGGAACGACTGTAAGGGGGAAATAA
- the frr gene encoding ribosome recycling factor codes for MTKEIKADAKTRMDKAIDVLSRELAKLRAGRANPALLDRVTVEYYGAQTPLNQLASVTVPEARLLLITPYDKTAVASIEKAILKSDLGLTPSNDGQVIRIAIPPLTEERRKDLVRLVSKTAEESKVAVRNIRRDANDELKKQQKDGEMTEDELRSATDDIQKLTDTYVAKIDEKAKQKEQEIMEV; via the coding sequence ATGACAAAGGAAATCAAAGCAGATGCAAAAACACGGATGGACAAAGCCATTGACGTGCTGTCACGTGAATTAGCGAAATTGCGTGCAGGCCGTGCCAACCCAGCTTTGCTCGACCGCGTAACGGTAGAATATTATGGAGCACAAACGCCGCTCAACCAGCTTGCTTCAGTCACGGTGCCAGAAGCGCGCCTATTGCTTATTACACCGTATGACAAGACGGCAGTTGCTTCAATTGAGAAGGCCATTTTGAAATCGGATTTAGGCCTTACACCATCAAACGATGGCCAAGTCATTCGCATTGCGATTCCGCCACTTACGGAAGAACGCCGGAAAGACCTTGTGCGATTGGTTAGCAAAACCGCTGAAGAATCAAAAGTGGCCGTCCGCAACATTCGCCGTGATGCCAATGATGAATTGAAAAAGCAGCAAAAAGACGGGGAAATGACGGAGGATGAACTTCGCAGCGCCACTGATGATATCCAAAAATTGACTGACACGTACGTTGCAAAAATCGACGAAAAAGCAAAACAGAAAGAACAAGAAATCATGGAAGTGTAA
- a CDS encoding isoprenyl transferase, translating into MLERFSKWRQAFTDTEDEEPTSIDPQNIPRHVAIIMDGNGRWAKEKGLPRIAGHREGMKTVNKIVRAANTLNIEILTLYAFSTENWKRPKAEVEFLLKLPQRYLKSELPTLIEENVQVRLMGSKDGLPSYTLHAVDEAIEKTKHNTGLILNFALNYGSRFELTSAMQQIAKKVQQGELKPEHITEETISAHLMSNHLRDPDLLIRTSGELRLSNFMLWQLAYSEFLFMDVYWPNFTEHHFYKAVLTYQNRGRRYGGV; encoded by the coding sequence ATGCTTGAGAGATTTTCAAAATGGAGGCAAGCCTTTACGGATACAGAAGATGAGGAGCCTACATCAATAGACCCGCAAAATATACCGAGGCATGTCGCCATTATTATGGATGGAAATGGCCGTTGGGCCAAAGAGAAAGGGCTGCCGCGCATTGCTGGGCATAGGGAAGGCATGAAGACGGTTAATAAGATTGTTCGTGCTGCCAATACCCTCAATATTGAAATATTGACGCTTTATGCTTTTTCAACAGAAAACTGGAAACGCCCGAAAGCGGAGGTCGAATTTCTGCTAAAATTGCCACAACGCTATTTGAAAAGCGAATTGCCGACGCTAATAGAGGAAAATGTGCAAGTGCGTTTAATGGGTTCAAAGGACGGTTTGCCTTCGTATACACTCCATGCAGTGGATGAAGCGATTGAAAAGACAAAGCATAATACGGGACTGATTTTAAATTTTGCTTTAAACTATGGAAGCAGGTTCGAACTAACGAGTGCCATGCAACAAATTGCCAAAAAGGTACAGCAAGGCGAGTTGAAGCCAGAGCACATTACAGAAGAAACGATTAGCGCCCACTTAATGAGCAACCATTTGCGTGATCCAGACTTGCTTATTCGCACGAGCGGAGAGTTGCGGCTAAGCAACTTTATGTTGTGGCAGCTCGCATACAGCGAATTTTTGTTTATGGATGTGTATTGGCCAAACTTTACTGAGCACCACTTCTATAAAGCGGTCTTAACGTATCAGAATAGGGGGCGGCGCTATGGCGGCGTGTAG
- a CDS encoding phosphatidate cytidylyltransferase — translation MKTRVVTGLFIGAVILAMIALGGWWFTTFVSLMATIAMVELLRMKKISALSLRGIVGLVSMWLLLIPDTLFHSAIPLNVTKVELFLFLILGLLLLTVLTKNKFTFDEVGFVIVSSVYIGFGFHYLILTRAIPDVGVWLVLFVIVLIWTTDSGAYFVGKAIGKNKLWPDISPNKTIEGSVGGIVLAVVVGTIFYMIHPFFSSYIIALCIMLVTAVFGQMGDLVESALKRHYAVKDSGNVLPGHGGILDRFDSLIYVMPILHLLQLL, via the coding sequence GTGAAGACACGAGTAGTTACAGGCTTATTTATTGGCGCCGTCATCTTGGCGATGATCGCACTTGGCGGCTGGTGGTTTACGACTTTTGTTAGCTTGATGGCCACCATCGCTATGGTTGAGCTATTAAGAATGAAAAAAATTAGCGCTCTTTCTTTGCGTGGCATCGTCGGCCTCGTTTCAATGTGGTTGTTGCTCATTCCTGACACGCTTTTTCATAGCGCCATTCCCCTCAATGTGACAAAAGTAGAGCTGTTCCTATTTTTAATCTTAGGTTTATTATTGCTGACAGTATTGACAAAAAACAAATTTACATTTGATGAAGTTGGTTTTGTGATCGTATCAAGCGTCTATATTGGTTTTGGCTTCCATTACTTAATTTTAACGAGAGCGATTCCAGATGTAGGCGTATGGCTTGTCCTATTTGTCATTGTATTGATTTGGACAACCGATTCAGGGGCTTACTTTGTCGGAAAAGCGATCGGCAAGAACAAATTGTGGCCAGATATTAGCCCAAATAAAACGATTGAAGGTTCGGTCGGTGGGATTGTCCTTGCTGTTGTCGTCGGTACGATTTTTTATATGATCCATCCATTTTTTAGCTCATACATAATTGCGCTTTGCATCATGCTAGTTACGGCCGTGTTTGGTCAAATGGGCGATCTTGTTGAGTCAGCCTTAAAACGGCATTATGCTGTAAAAGATTCAGGCAATGTCCTGCCAGGGCATGGCGGCATCCTTGACCGGTTCGACAGCTTGATTTATGTTATGCCGATTCTCCATTTGCTTCAACTTTTGTAA
- the dxr gene encoding 1-deoxy-D-xylulose-5-phosphate reductoisomerase, with protein sequence MKQISLLGSTGSIGTQTLDVIRDYPDKFTLSALACGTNLELCRNQIKEFQPKLVSVQRPEDAQTLAGEFGDSIEFLYGEEGLKEVARYSESDIVVTAITGSIGLLPTLSAIKAKKAVAIANKETLVSAGHLVVSAAKENDVPLIPVDSEHSAIFQALNGEPNKAVDRLILTASGGSFRDKSRAELDGVTVEQALAHPNWSMGAKVTIDSATMMNKGLEVIEAKWLFGLDYDQIDVLIHKESIIHSMVEYVDRSVIAQLGTPDMRVPIQYALTYPERFARPKHERLDLAELGKLHFEKMDMERFRCMKLAYEAGRVGGTMTTVLNAANEVAVFRFLQGEITFLEIERIIEEALSAHSPIAHPSLEEIQAVDASIRKQLQA encoded by the coding sequence GTGAAACAAATCAGTTTGCTTGGATCGACAGGGTCGATCGGCACACAGACACTTGACGTGATCCGTGATTATCCAGATAAATTTACGCTTTCGGCGCTCGCGTGCGGCACAAATTTAGAGTTATGCCGCAACCAAATAAAGGAGTTCCAACCAAAACTCGTCTCAGTACAACGCCCAGAAGACGCACAAACGCTAGCAGGGGAATTCGGTGATTCTATTGAATTCTTATATGGAGAAGAAGGCTTAAAAGAGGTGGCGCGTTATAGCGAATCTGACATCGTTGTGACAGCCATTACTGGTTCGATCGGGCTTTTGCCGACGCTCAGTGCCATCAAGGCGAAAAAAGCAGTCGCTATTGCCAATAAAGAAACACTTGTCAGTGCGGGCCACCTTGTTGTCAGTGCGGCAAAGGAAAACGATGTGCCGCTCATTCCTGTGGACAGCGAGCATTCTGCGATTTTCCAAGCGCTGAATGGCGAACCAAACAAAGCGGTCGACCGTTTGATTTTGACTGCTTCTGGCGGCAGTTTTCGCGACAAGAGCCGGGCGGAGCTCGATGGCGTGACAGTCGAACAAGCATTGGCGCACCCGAATTGGTCCATGGGGGCGAAAGTGACGATCGATTCTGCTACAATGATGAATAAAGGCTTGGAAGTGATTGAGGCGAAATGGCTGTTCGGTCTGGATTATGACCAAATCGATGTGTTGATCCACAAAGAGAGCATCATCCACTCCATGGTTGAATATGTAGACCGCAGCGTCATTGCCCAGCTAGGCACTCCCGATATGCGCGTCCCGATCCAGTATGCCTTAACGTATCCAGAGCGCTTTGCCCGCCCGAAACATGAACGTTTAGATTTAGCGGAGCTTGGCAAACTCCACTTCGAAAAAATGGATATGGAGCGTTTCCGGTGCATGAAACTCGCCTACGAAGCAGGGCGTGTTGGTGGCACAATGACAACGGTGCTTAACGCAGCCAATGAAGTAGCTGTATTCCGCTTTTTGCAAGGCGAGATCACTTTCTTGGAAATCGAGCGCATCATTGAAGAGGCACTAAGTGCCCATTCGCCGATTGCGCATCCATCGCTCGAAGAGATCCAAGCTGTCGATGCTTCAATCCGCAAACAGCTCCAAGCATAA
- the rseP gene encoding RIP metalloprotease RseP, with protein MNTLLAFIAIFSVLVFVHEWGHLYFAKKAGILCYEFAIGMGPKLFAFERNDTIYTIRLLPIGGYVRMAGEEPEQPTIRPGYEIGLVLDEKDTVKEIIVNNKSKHPEAQVVQVERIDLVHDLFVETIDEDTGELVRYQIDEKAFIVQDEVAQIIAPWNRQFGSKPLPKRAMAIFAGPLMNFILGFVILLGLSLYQGVPLSSEIVINVENSPAEAAGLQDGDVITAVNGVEVDSWKEMTTEVKKYPGEEVSIDYERNGEAMQTNATLSQVEVLPDEYEGFLGVSGVAEFSLLGSLQYAGNEFINMATSIFDTLGLIFTGQFSLDYISGPVGIYDITDQAVSLGIQTVIFFAALLSINLGVINLMPIPALDGGRLMFLAYEGIRGKPVSPEKEGAIQFIGFALVMLLMIVVTWNDISKLFS; from the coding sequence TTGAATACATTACTTGCTTTTATTGCGATATTTAGTGTGCTTGTCTTTGTCCACGAATGGGGCCATCTCTACTTTGCCAAAAAAGCGGGGATTCTTTGCTATGAATTTGCCATTGGCATGGGGCCAAAACTGTTTGCCTTTGAGCGAAATGACACGATTTACACCATTCGTTTATTGCCGATTGGCGGTTATGTTCGTATGGCAGGCGAAGAGCCTGAGCAGCCAACGATCCGGCCAGGCTATGAAATTGGACTGGTGCTTGACGAGAAAGATACCGTTAAGGAAATTATCGTCAACAACAAGTCAAAACATCCAGAAGCACAAGTCGTGCAAGTGGAACGGATTGATTTGGTCCATGACTTGTTTGTGGAAACGATTGACGAAGACACTGGCGAACTTGTTCGTTATCAAATTGATGAAAAAGCGTTCATCGTTCAAGATGAAGTGGCGCAAATCATTGCCCCATGGAATCGCCAATTTGGCTCAAAACCACTGCCAAAAAGGGCGATGGCGATCTTTGCTGGGCCGTTGATGAATTTCATACTTGGTTTTGTGATTTTACTCGGCTTAAGTTTGTACCAAGGTGTGCCTCTTAGCTCAGAAATTGTTATTAATGTGGAGAACTCGCCCGCAGAAGCAGCTGGTCTTCAAGACGGCGACGTTATTACAGCGGTCAACGGTGTAGAAGTTGATTCTTGGAAAGAAATGACAACAGAAGTCAAGAAATATCCTGGTGAAGAAGTGAGTATTGATTATGAGCGCAATGGAGAAGCGATGCAGACGAATGCCACTCTTAGCCAAGTCGAAGTGTTGCCTGATGAGTACGAAGGCTTTTTAGGTGTGAGTGGTGTAGCTGAGTTTTCATTGCTTGGTTCTTTACAGTATGCAGGAAATGAATTTATAAACATGGCTACATCTATTTTTGATACGCTTGGTTTAATTTTTACTGGCCAGTTTTCCCTTGATTACATTTCAGGGCCAGTTGGCATTTATGATATTACAGACCAAGCCGTTTCATTGGGCATCCAAACTGTTATATTCTTTGCTGCGCTGTTAAGCATTAATCTAGGCGTCATCAACTTAATGCCGATTCCTGCCCTTGACGGCGGACGTCTCATGTTTTTAGCCTATGAGGGGATCCGCGGCAAGCCTGTTTCGCCTGAAAAAGAAGGCGCGATTCAGTTTATCGGCTTTGCCCTCGTGATGTTGTTGATGATTGTAGTGACATGGAACGATATAAGTAAGCTGTTTTCATAA